In Rhizobium jaguaris, a single window of DNA contains:
- a CDS encoding ABC transporter substrate-binding protein, whose translation MNFTLNRRQALMAMGAATAAAAFGMPARAATKRNLAVLNLASHAPSFIAYERGYFKSAGLDIELKFFEAAQPMAVAIASGDAEFGVTAMSGGLISLAQKGAIKVVGGALTEEKGIVGAVILASNKAYAAGLTDPSKLAGKSFGITTAGSSFHFMAHKIAAANNINLADIQLRPLQKLGAIVGALSTGQIDAWAIQANVANKMIREGAAKKIGLVSDYAPNYQVTTGFTSTKNATDDRALTQSFITAYSKAIDDYNAAFVDKTADDAERDALAKICYKYVESDSPYDVAKQNLIEGAMRINKGMAISLDSCIEQLEWFKSEGMVKDSITNNQLFDTSYVKTI comes from the coding sequence ATGAATTTCACCCTGAACCGCCGCCAGGCACTCATGGCGATGGGCGCTGCCACCGCCGCAGCCGCATTTGGAATGCCGGCGCGCGCGGCGACGAAGCGCAATCTCGCAGTCCTCAATCTTGCCAGCCATGCACCGAGCTTCATCGCCTATGAACGTGGCTACTTCAAAAGTGCCGGCCTTGACATCGAGCTGAAGTTCTTTGAAGCGGCCCAGCCAATGGCCGTGGCGATCGCCTCCGGCGACGCGGAATTCGGTGTGACGGCAATGAGCGGCGGTCTTATCAGCCTTGCCCAGAAGGGTGCGATCAAGGTCGTCGGCGGCGCGCTGACGGAAGAAAAGGGCATTGTCGGAGCCGTTATCCTGGCATCGAACAAGGCCTATGCCGCCGGCCTGACCGATCCTTCCAAGCTGGCCGGCAAGAGCTTTGGCATCACGACGGCCGGTTCTTCCTTCCATTTCATGGCTCACAAGATCGCTGCGGCAAACAACATCAACCTCGCCGATATCCAGCTTCGCCCGCTGCAGAAGCTTGGCGCCATTGTCGGCGCGCTCTCGACCGGTCAGATCGATGCCTGGGCGATCCAGGCCAATGTGGCAAACAAGATGATCCGCGAAGGCGCGGCCAAGAAGATCGGCCTCGTCTCCGACTATGCGCCGAACTATCAGGTGACGACGGGCTTTACCTCGACGAAGAACGCCACGGACGACCGAGCTCTCACCCAGTCCTTCATAACAGCCTATTCCAAGGCGATTGACGACTACAACGCCGCCTTCGTCGACAAGACCGCGGACGACGCGGAGCGCGATGCGCTGGCGAAGATCTGCTACAAGTATGTCGAAAGCGACAGCCCCTACGATGTCGCCAAGCAGAACCTGATCGAAGGTGCGATGCGCATCAACAAGGGAATGGCAATTTCGCTCGATAGCTGCATCGAGCAGCTCGAATGGTTCAAGTCGGAAGGCATGGTCAAGGACTCCATCACCAACAACCAGCTTTTCGATACGTCCTACGTCAAGACGATCTGA
- a CDS encoding ABC transporter permease → MPVQPVPFRGGGFAPRPVRGVALAVFAALLVLAEIGTRTGFITSLTLPRPTAVLETLVQLWQTGGLWKHLIPSLQRLFIGASLGISVGISLGVAIGLFSYVRAGLVPLVAALFPVPKIALLPLFIIWFGLDEMSKYALIAFGTFTPTVVATYGAVDNVDRSLIRMGQSFGLSWWSIVRKIVLPGAFPAILSGLRVSISIAIILLVAAEMLGAQYGVGSYILEAGSLYDLEKLFAGVTILSIMGLIVNFVIGQVERQFLSWRE, encoded by the coding sequence ATGCCGGTGCAGCCCGTCCCGTTCCGCGGCGGCGGCTTCGCGCCAAGACCGGTTCGCGGTGTGGCACTCGCTGTTTTCGCGGCCCTGCTTGTGCTTGCCGAAATCGGAACCCGCACCGGCTTCATCACCAGCCTGACGCTGCCGCGCCCGACAGCCGTGCTCGAAACGCTCGTGCAGCTCTGGCAGACCGGCGGTCTCTGGAAGCACCTGATCCCCTCGCTACAGCGGCTTTTCATCGGTGCGTCCCTCGGCATTTCGGTCGGCATCTCGCTCGGAGTGGCGATCGGCCTGTTCAGCTATGTCCGCGCCGGCCTCGTTCCTCTGGTCGCCGCGCTCTTTCCCGTTCCGAAGATCGCCCTGCTGCCTCTCTTCATTATCTGGTTCGGTCTCGACGAGATGTCGAAATACGCCCTGATCGCTTTCGGCACGTTCACGCCGACCGTCGTCGCCACCTATGGAGCGGTCGACAACGTCGACCGTTCGCTGATCCGCATGGGTCAGAGTTTTGGGCTGAGCTGGTGGTCGATCGTCCGCAAGATCGTGCTGCCCGGTGCCTTCCCCGCGATCCTTTCCGGCCTACGCGTTTCTATCTCGATTGCGATCATCCTGCTCGTCGCTGCGGAAATGCTGGGCGCGCAATACGGCGTCGGCTCATACATCCTCGAGGCCGGTTCACTCTATGATCTCGAAAAGCTCTTCGCAGGCGTCACCATATTGTCAATCATGGGTCTGATCGTGAATTTCGTCATCGGCCAGGTCGAGCGGCAATTCCTGAGCT
- a CDS encoding substrate-binding domain-containing protein: MTLLSAIVIAAGAGFVSAAYAQGKTYYWISHGSPADPVWTYFLAGAKLWAEDTGNKVNTSFHNGDVPAQQEAVRAAISAGATGIVTTSPDPGSLVQVVKEANAANIPIINFNTPDPQASFNAYVGGDNKTFGHNWAQYLVDKKLVKSGDFVWMPVEVPGATYGVQEEEGISSVFKPLNITWEITDSTLDQAEIITRMSDYLTANRSKVKAIIGLGDLVTGSIKRVFDQVGVKPGEIPVVGWGNSPDTTQEVLTGYVNAAQWQDPQATSYMALSMAAMAANKIPPGFNIITGALYEKDKAGIYDKILSGK; this comes from the coding sequence ATTACCTTACTCTCGGCGATCGTCATTGCCGCAGGAGCGGGCTTCGTTTCGGCGGCCTACGCGCAGGGCAAAACCTACTACTGGATCTCGCACGGCTCTCCGGCGGATCCTGTCTGGACTTATTTTCTGGCAGGAGCCAAGCTCTGGGCCGAAGACACCGGCAACAAGGTCAACACATCGTTCCACAACGGTGATGTTCCTGCGCAGCAAGAGGCCGTGAGGGCCGCAATTTCGGCGGGGGCGACCGGGATTGTCACCACCAGCCCCGATCCGGGTAGCCTGGTCCAAGTCGTTAAGGAAGCCAACGCCGCCAATATCCCAATCATCAACTTCAACACGCCCGATCCTCAGGCGAGCTTTAATGCCTATGTCGGCGGTGACAACAAGACCTTCGGCCACAACTGGGCGCAATATCTGGTCGACAAGAAGCTGGTGAAATCCGGCGACTTCGTCTGGATGCCGGTGGAGGTTCCCGGTGCGACTTACGGTGTGCAGGAAGAAGAAGGAATATCCAGCGTCTTCAAGCCGCTGAACATCACCTGGGAAATCACAGACTCCACGTTGGACCAGGCCGAAATCATTACGCGCATGTCGGATTACCTCACCGCCAATCGCTCTAAGGTGAAGGCAATCATCGGGCTCGGCGACCTCGTAACCGGGAGCATCAAGCGGGTATTCGATCAGGTCGGCGTAAAGCCTGGCGAAATTCCCGTCGTCGGCTGGGGCAACTCGCCCGATACGACGCAGGAAGTTCTGACGGGTTACGTGAACGCCGCTCAATGGCAGGACCCGCAGGCAACCAGCTACATGGCCTTGTCGATGGCAGCTATGGCGGCAAACAAGATCCCGCCCGGCTTCAACATCATTACCGGCGCTCTTTATGAAAAGGACAAAGCGGGGATCTACGACAAGATTCTGTCTGGCAAATAA
- a CDS encoding DMT family transporter encodes MSVRTAGNSGNVLVIGVLLMLLGDFLFSLNDAMGKWLVASFPVGQVLVVRSLGSFLILVPLIARQGSHTLFHIERVPLQILRVVLTTADVGLFYASVAYLPLADVMTFYMAGPIYVAALSHFFLGETIGWRRWLAVVVGFIGVVIALRPSTAMLSWPSIFALVGSLAFALTLVLGRRLRLTSDVTLVTWQTVAALITGLVLSIGNWRSPSALDFTAMLTLGVVAGSAHMMITRSLKLAPASLLAPLQYSLLVWAIALGFLFFGDLPDSQILIGSAVIVIAGLFIFHRKNLTGDIPKETIPPDGH; translated from the coding sequence TTGAGTGTTCGCACGGCCGGCAATTCCGGCAATGTCTTGGTCATTGGCGTGCTTTTGATGTTGCTCGGCGATTTTCTCTTTTCGCTGAACGATGCGATGGGCAAATGGCTGGTCGCGAGCTTCCCCGTTGGGCAAGTGCTGGTGGTGCGCTCGCTCGGCTCCTTTCTCATCCTGGTGCCTTTGATCGCAAGGCAGGGGAGCCATACGCTCTTCCACATCGAGCGCGTCCCGCTGCAGATCCTGCGCGTCGTTTTGACGACCGCCGACGTCGGGCTGTTTTATGCCTCCGTTGCCTATTTGCCGCTTGCCGATGTCATGACCTTCTATATGGCCGGTCCTATCTATGTCGCGGCGCTCTCACATTTCTTCCTCGGCGAGACGATCGGATGGCGCCGTTGGCTCGCGGTCGTCGTCGGCTTCATCGGTGTCGTGATTGCGCTCAGACCCTCCACGGCGATGCTGTCCTGGCCGTCGATCTTTGCTCTTGTCGGTAGCCTTGCTTTTGCGCTGACTTTGGTGCTCGGCCGACGCCTGCGTCTGACGAGCGACGTGACACTCGTCACCTGGCAAACAGTTGCCGCTCTTATTACCGGTCTGGTGCTCAGCATCGGCAACTGGCGTTCCCCGTCGGCACTCGATTTCACAGCGATGCTGACGCTTGGGGTTGTAGCCGGAAGCGCTCATATGATGATTACCCGGTCGCTGAAGCTCGCTCCGGCTTCGCTGCTTGCCCCGCTGCAATACAGTCTGCTTGTCTGGGCGATTGCACTCGGCTTCCTTTTCTTTGGCGATCTTCCGGACAGCCAGATTCTGATAGGCTCCGCTGTCATCGTAATCGCGGGGCTCTTCATCTTTCACCGGAAGAATCTTACGGGAGACATTCCCAAGGAGACCATCCCGCCGGATGGGCACTGA
- a CDS encoding EAL domain-containing protein — translation MIVGTSPTACQRAANADSPLLLCFQNFLDISIAYGEDFANEVLDRLCARAAALLRSRGVSVLVRGSDRFLVADGAQPGMSSGGYVWAETLLLMLGREPLVVDGVAVLVALSVVAGGASAVSAFKPAPYGRIVGDRYKELMAQAVDVYEAIAVGRLVLARQAIRATDDSELFYDECLARIVAPTGGQKLIAPARFLPAIEQLGLSRLFDRAVVQETISALRRSPSVRLGCNISAQSAVDDEYWTSLFGILTAEPQLAARLVIEVTETATLPDVDAARLFFLRLQALGCMVAIDDFGAGFTSIHQARTLQPDIIKIDGRFLKEAVGCPFGREFLSRLVALASQLAPQVVIEGAEDEESMLAAYAGGAHWVQGYCICRPSHPRHLVAVDDRIASVLPAGMLPTKSPGPVQGSVGTWIVQGSELAVRCRE, via the coding sequence ATGATCGTCGGTACCTCTCCCACCGCATGCCAGCGTGCCGCGAATGCCGATTCACCCCTCCTGCTGTGTTTCCAGAACTTTCTCGATATCTCGATTGCCTATGGCGAAGACTTCGCAAACGAGGTCCTCGACCGCCTTTGCGCTCGGGCCGCCGCTCTTCTCAGGAGCCGAGGGGTCTCTGTCCTGGTGCGCGGCAGCGACCGGTTTCTTGTGGCGGATGGGGCTCAACCCGGGATGTCTTCCGGTGGGTACGTTTGGGCCGAAACGCTGCTGTTGATGCTTGGCCGCGAACCTTTGGTCGTGGATGGTGTTGCCGTTCTGGTGGCTTTGTCTGTGGTTGCCGGCGGCGCAAGTGCAGTCAGCGCATTCAAGCCTGCCCCTTATGGCCGAATTGTCGGCGATCGCTACAAAGAACTGATGGCCCAGGCTGTCGACGTTTACGAGGCAATCGCGGTAGGCAGGCTGGTTCTGGCGAGGCAGGCCATTCGCGCCACGGATGACAGCGAGCTGTTCTACGATGAATGTCTGGCGCGAATCGTTGCGCCGACGGGCGGGCAGAAACTAATCGCCCCCGCACGGTTTTTGCCCGCCATCGAACAACTCGGGCTATCCCGCCTGTTCGACCGTGCCGTCGTTCAGGAGACGATTTCGGCCCTGCGTCGGTCACCGTCCGTGCGTCTCGGCTGCAACATCTCGGCGCAGAGCGCGGTTGACGACGAATATTGGACCTCTCTTTTTGGCATCCTAACAGCTGAACCCCAGCTTGCGGCGCGGCTGGTCATCGAAGTGACCGAGACCGCAACTCTGCCTGATGTCGACGCAGCCCGCTTGTTCTTCCTCCGGCTGCAGGCGCTCGGCTGCATGGTGGCGATTGACGATTTCGGAGCAGGATTCACCTCCATCCATCAGGCGAGGACGCTACAGCCGGACATTATCAAGATCGATGGCCGTTTCCTCAAGGAGGCGGTCGGCTGCCCTTTCGGGCGCGAGTTCTTGTCGAGGCTGGTTGCTTTGGCATCGCAGCTTGCCCCGCAGGTGGTAATCGAAGGCGCCGAAGACGAGGAATCCATGCTGGCGGCATATGCGGGCGGCGCCCATTGGGTGCAGGGGTACTGCATCTGTAGGCCGTCCCACCCAAGGCACCTTGTTGCCGTTGACGACAGGATCGCCTCAGTATTGCCCGCCGGTATGCTGCCCACAAAGAGCCCCGGTCCCGTTCAAGGCAGCGTTGGTACATGGATCGTTCAGGGGTCTGAGTTAGCCGTGCGTTGTAGGGAGTGA
- a CDS encoding MYG1 family protein: MIPDFLVTHSGGFHADELLSSVILTRLFPQARLIRSRETEWVTPGIDRIIYDVGGAYDAATRIFDHHQRGAPLREDGQPYSSFGLIWKHYGRDYLAASGLPAAHVEAVHASFDASFVLPVDLVDNGVLDPSIAGSLAGLTLPALLETLKPVFDEADPRAEDRGFQNALAIARSFVEAKIAQSAAKFRAEAVVRQAIEDAGQRRILELPMGMPFRPAIVKAGADHLLFVVHPRAKDWCVTGIRRADDGFELRADLPAPWAGLTNGDLEAACGIDGASFCHNGRFIAAAKTREAALAMAELAVREAVSTGLKSVVDSGLASPANIAAG, encoded by the coding sequence ATGATCCCAGATTTCCTCGTGACCCATTCCGGTGGCTTTCATGCCGACGAGCTGCTGTCCAGCGTCATTCTGACCAGGCTTTTCCCGCAGGCACGTCTCATCCGCAGCAGGGAGACGGAATGGGTCACGCCCGGGATAGACCGCATCATCTATGATGTGGGCGGTGCATATGACGCTGCAACGCGGATTTTCGATCACCATCAGCGCGGCGCGCCGTTGCGCGAGGATGGCCAGCCGTACAGTTCGTTCGGTTTGATCTGGAAGCACTATGGCCGCGATTATCTTGCCGCGTCAGGGCTTCCCGCGGCTCATGTCGAGGCCGTACATGCCTCTTTCGATGCCAGCTTCGTCCTGCCGGTCGATCTCGTGGACAATGGTGTGCTTGATCCCTCTATTGCCGGGTCACTGGCGGGCCTGACGCTACCGGCTCTGCTGGAAACATTGAAACCCGTTTTCGATGAGGCCGATCCTCGGGCAGAAGATCGTGGGTTCCAGAACGCTCTCGCCATCGCGCGTAGTTTCGTCGAGGCGAAGATAGCCCAAAGCGCCGCAAAATTTCGGGCCGAGGCGGTTGTGCGTCAGGCAATCGAGGACGCTGGCCAGCGGCGAATTCTTGAACTCCCAATGGGAATGCCCTTTCGCCCCGCTATCGTTAAGGCTGGCGCTGATCATCTGCTGTTTGTCGTTCACCCGCGCGCAAAGGATTGGTGCGTGACCGGCATTCGCCGCGCCGACGATGGGTTTGAGCTGCGGGCGGACCTGCCTGCACCGTGGGCAGGCCTGACCAATGGTGATTTGGAGGCGGCTTGCGGCATTGATGGAGCAAGCTTCTGCCACAATGGCCGCTTCATCGCCGCCGCCAAGACCCGCGAGGCCGCTCTCGCTATGGCCGAGCTGGCGGTAAGGGAGGCCGTCTCCACAGGGTTGAAATCAGTCGTCGACTCCGGCCTTGCTTCGCCTGCAAATATCGCCGCCGGCTAG
- a CDS encoding ABC transporter ATP-binding protein: MDLKLNNINHYYGSVEVLRDISLDIPQGQIACLIGPSGCGKSTLLRFLGGLERPSSGEVLQIGEPPKDCLNPLTYVFQHFALLPWRTVEGNIKLVLEDHGLNRREMDDIVTNVLERTRLSEFRNALPKQLSGGMRQRVAISRALAVRPAVMLMDEPLSALDSQTRELLMDDLISLWTRQPFTSVYVTHNLNEAVRLGHRVVVLSRRPGRIREIVDIDIPLSERRLGDPMLEEKQKQLWDLMREEAMAADKELVNV; encoded by the coding sequence ATGGACCTGAAACTCAACAACATCAATCACTACTACGGATCCGTCGAGGTTCTGCGCGACATCTCCCTCGATATTCCCCAAGGGCAGATCGCCTGTTTGATCGGCCCGTCGGGCTGCGGCAAGTCCACGCTGCTGCGCTTCCTTGGCGGACTGGAACGCCCCTCCTCCGGCGAAGTCCTGCAGATCGGCGAGCCTCCAAAGGACTGTCTCAACCCGCTCACCTATGTCTTCCAGCACTTCGCCCTGCTGCCTTGGCGCACGGTCGAGGGCAATATCAAGCTTGTGCTCGAGGACCATGGCCTCAACCGCCGAGAAATGGACGACATCGTCACGAATGTCCTGGAGCGCACGCGACTTTCGGAGTTCCGCAACGCGCTGCCCAAACAGCTTTCGGGCGGAATGCGCCAGCGTGTCGCGATCAGCCGTGCGCTTGCCGTACGCCCCGCCGTGATGCTGATGGATGAGCCACTTTCGGCGCTCGACAGCCAGACGCGCGAACTCTTGATGGACGATCTGATTTCACTCTGGACCCGCCAGCCTTTCACCTCGGTCTACGTCACCCACAATCTTAACGAAGCGGTTCGGCTCGGCCACCGCGTCGTCGTCCTGTCTCGCCGTCCGGGGCGTATCCGTGAAATCGTCGATATCGATATCCCGTTGTCCGAGCGTCGTCTCGGTGACCCGATGCTCGAAGAGAAGCAGAAGCAGCTTTGGGACCTGATGCGGGAAGAAGCGATGGCCGCCGACAAGGAGTTGGTCAATGTCTGA
- a CDS encoding ABC transporter permease, producing the protein MQQHSLLQRFISKPEFGPLVLLVLELVIFWSFNSDFLSLQNISNTLSFTVELGLIALAMTLLMTAGEFDLSVGSVFGFSAVLMWTVFNANLMPLGAAFLVALAFSLFIGFANGWFVTKLNIPSFLVTLGMLLVVRGTALYITDGFPQHTWTAGGNWFAALLAGSFFIGSFRMYMSVLWFALAAFAAHFVLTQTKIGNWIQASGGNPNAARARGVNVNRTKVYLFMASSAMSALAGVISSIRTSAANPNSGTGYELEVIAMVVIGGTVLTGGRGTIVGTVLGIFILRIMRNGIVMVGVPGLAYNIFIGAIILGMMALHSWLERRHNAGV; encoded by the coding sequence ATGCAACAGCATTCCCTTCTTCAACGCTTTATCTCGAAGCCCGAATTCGGTCCGCTCGTCCTACTAGTCCTTGAGCTCGTGATCTTCTGGTCATTCAATTCGGACTTCCTCTCGCTTCAAAACATCAGCAACACGCTCTCGTTTACCGTCGAACTCGGGCTTATCGCGTTGGCGATGACCCTGCTGATGACCGCCGGGGAATTCGATTTGTCCGTCGGTTCGGTGTTCGGCTTTTCCGCCGTTCTGATGTGGACGGTGTTCAACGCCAATCTGATGCCGCTCGGTGCCGCCTTCCTCGTCGCCCTCGCTTTCAGTCTCTTCATCGGCTTTGCAAACGGGTGGTTCGTTACCAAGCTGAACATACCGTCCTTTCTGGTCACGCTCGGGATGCTCCTGGTGGTGAGAGGCACTGCCCTTTACATCACCGACGGCTTTCCCCAGCACACCTGGACAGCCGGGGGCAACTGGTTTGCCGCCCTCCTGGCGGGGAGCTTCTTCATCGGCAGCTTTAGAATGTACATGTCGGTGCTGTGGTTCGCACTCGCGGCGTTTGCCGCCCACTTTGTTCTCACTCAGACGAAAATCGGCAATTGGATACAGGCTTCGGGCGGCAATCCCAACGCGGCGCGTGCTCGCGGCGTCAATGTCAACCGGACCAAGGTCTATTTGTTCATGGCGTCCTCGGCCATGTCAGCACTTGCGGGCGTGATCAGCTCGATCCGCACGTCGGCGGCCAACCCAAATAGCGGAACCGGCTACGAGCTTGAGGTGATTGCGATGGTGGTCATCGGCGGAACTGTGCTGACGGGTGGTCGGGGTACCATCGTCGGAACGGTACTCGGCATCTTCATTCTGCGCATCATGCGAAACGGCATTGTCATGGTCGGCGTACCCGGACTTGCCTACAATATTTTCATCGGAGCAATCATCCTCGGCATGATGGCGCTTCATTCATGGCTCGAACGGCGACATAACGCGGGAGTGTAG
- a CDS encoding DJ-1/PfpI family protein: protein MTIRFGLLVFPGIQQLDLTAPYEIFASTEGAEVHLIWKDTRPVISATKLVLQPTVTFDDCPQLDVICVPGGGGINALLEDEAVLSFIRSMAAQARFITSVCTGSLVLGAAGLLKGRRATTHWNAHDFLASFGAIPTAGRIVRDGNLITAGGVTAGIDFGLAVVAALFGQEEAETVQLSLEYAPAPPFHSGTPEEATADVIARTKRRLAGSRTAREVIIARLIASSRDPV from the coding sequence ATGACCATCCGCTTCGGCCTGCTCGTCTTTCCTGGCATTCAGCAACTCGATCTCACAGCACCTTACGAGATCTTCGCCTCGACTGAGGGCGCGGAGGTTCATCTGATCTGGAAAGACACTCGGCCGGTCATTTCCGCAACGAAACTGGTGCTTCAGCCGACGGTAACATTCGACGATTGCCCTCAGCTCGATGTCATTTGTGTGCCTGGCGGCGGCGGTATCAATGCGCTGCTTGAAGACGAGGCCGTGCTGTCCTTCATTCGCTCAATGGCGGCGCAGGCACGTTTCATTACCTCCGTCTGCACCGGCTCCCTTGTCCTGGGCGCTGCCGGTCTGCTCAAGGGCAGGAGGGCGACGACGCACTGGAATGCTCACGATTTCCTCGCAAGTTTCGGTGCCATTCCGACCGCAGGCCGTATCGTTCGGGACGGCAATCTTATCACCGCCGGCGGTGTGACGGCTGGCATCGATTTCGGGCTCGCCGTCGTTGCGGCCCTTTTTGGCCAGGAGGAAGCAGAGACGGTTCAGCTTTCGCTGGAATATGCGCCGGCACCGCCGTTCCATTCTGGCACACCGGAAGAGGCGACAGCCGATGTCATCGCGAGAACGAAGCGGCGTCTTGCCGGTTCACGGACGGCGCGCGAGGTCATCATCGCCCGCCTGATTGCATCTTCACGTGATCCGGTTTAG
- a CDS encoding GlxA family transcriptional regulator produces MRRIEIVAFENAQLLDITGPLQVFTSANEAALAAGQPRPYEAIAVATSGQTGTTSGLTLATALLPHDDEPIDTLIVAGGIGVNKACEDAALVDWIRRRSARARRTASVCSGAFLLAQAGLLEGRRAVTHWHRCNEFSKRFPDVQLEPDPIFVQDGNIWTSAGVTAGIDLALALVEADLGRKLALTVARELVVFLKRPGGQAQFSTMLALQESGDRFDGLHGWILDNLRGDLSLPALAEQANMSARSFSRHYRQATGRTPARVIEDIRVEAVRRLLEQGFSIRQARIRSGFGSDETMRRSFLKTFGTTPQAFRDHFG; encoded by the coding sequence ATGCGCCGCATTGAGATCGTAGCCTTCGAAAACGCCCAACTGCTCGACATAACGGGTCCGCTGCAGGTCTTTACCAGCGCCAACGAGGCGGCGCTCGCCGCCGGTCAGCCTAGGCCCTATGAGGCGATCGCGGTTGCGACGAGCGGGCAAACGGGAACGACATCGGGTCTGACGCTTGCGACGGCGTTGCTGCCCCATGACGATGAGCCGATCGATACTTTGATTGTCGCCGGTGGCATCGGCGTCAATAAAGCGTGTGAAGATGCCGCTCTAGTCGACTGGATCCGCCGGCGTTCAGCCAGGGCGCGGCGAACCGCTTCGGTCTGCAGTGGTGCCTTTCTTCTTGCCCAAGCCGGGCTTTTGGAGGGGCGGCGCGCGGTGACGCATTGGCACCGGTGCAACGAGTTTTCCAAACGCTTCCCAGATGTCCAATTGGAACCCGATCCGATCTTTGTCCAGGACGGCAACATATGGACCTCGGCAGGCGTCACGGCCGGTATCGATCTGGCACTGGCGCTGGTGGAGGCGGATCTCGGCCGAAAATTGGCGCTCACCGTCGCCCGCGAACTCGTCGTCTTCCTGAAGCGACCGGGCGGTCAGGCACAGTTCAGCACAATGCTCGCACTGCAGGAAAGCGGCGATCGTTTCGACGGGCTGCATGGGTGGATCCTCGATAATCTGCGCGGCGATCTGTCGCTGCCGGCGCTTGCCGAGCAGGCCAATATGAGCGCGCGCAGCTTTTCGCGGCACTATCGCCAAGCAACCGGCCGCACGCCTGCCAGGGTTATTGAGGATATCCGCGTGGAGGCGGTGCGGCGCCTCCTGGAGCAGGGCTTTTCCATTCGCCAGGCACGTATCCGCTCCGGCTTCGGTTCGGACGAGACCATGCGACGGAGTTTCCTCAAAACATTCGGAACGACCCCGCAGGCCTTTCGCGATCATTTCGGATAG
- a CDS encoding ATP-binding cassette domain-containing protein, whose amino-acid sequence MAEDLVRMEKINKFYGRIHALRDVSLTVKTREVVGLLGDNGAGKSTLIKVLSGAVPLTSGEILIKGRKVELKNTAEAIANGIETIFQDSSLVPQLSIARNLFLGREPIKGSRFFGRLDQETMNASARDLLKRVGIKKDIPPETAITALSGGERQAVAIARAMQFDSDLIILDEPTNNLGVAETQGVLRFVREARDTGHSCIFIAHNIHHVFQVVDRIVVMRGGRVVADDIDPKKTTIAQVERIITGEEMLNAITR is encoded by the coding sequence ATGGCCGAAGACCTCGTTCGCATGGAGAAAATCAACAAGTTCTACGGCCGTATCCACGCGCTTCGCGACGTCAGCCTTACCGTCAAAACGCGCGAAGTGGTGGGCCTGCTCGGCGACAACGGCGCCGGCAAATCAACGCTGATCAAGGTGTTGTCCGGCGCAGTCCCGCTGACGAGCGGCGAGATCCTAATCAAAGGGAGAAAAGTCGAACTTAAAAACACGGCCGAGGCGATTGCGAATGGAATTGAAACGATCTTTCAAGATTCCTCGCTCGTGCCGCAGCTGTCGATCGCCCGAAATCTCTTCCTGGGCCGGGAACCCATCAAGGGAAGCCGCTTCTTCGGCCGATTGGACCAGGAGACGATGAACGCCTCCGCTCGAGACCTTCTGAAGCGGGTCGGCATAAAGAAGGATATTCCGCCGGAAACCGCCATCACTGCCCTATCCGGGGGCGAACGCCAAGCAGTTGCGATTGCCCGCGCCATGCAGTTCGATAGCGATCTCATCATCCTCGATGAGCCTACCAACAACCTGGGTGTAGCCGAAACGCAAGGGGTTCTCCGTTTCGTTCGCGAAGCGCGCGACACAGGTCATTCCTGCATTTTCATCGCCCACAATATCCACCACGTGTTTCAAGTGGTCGACCGGATTGTCGTCATGCGGGGCGGAAGGGTCGTCGCCGACGACATAGATCCGAAAAAGACGACAATCGCCCAGGTCGAAAGGATCATCACGGGGGAGGAAATGCTCAACGCTATTACGAGGTGA